In the genome of Desulfuromonas sp. DDH964, one region contains:
- the istB gene encoding IS21-like element helper ATPase IstB, with protein MLSHPTDDKLRALKLTGMLKALQEQRLSETADALSFEERLGLLVDREQTERDSRRLTTRLRTARLRQSACIEDLDWRAPRGLDRDLVLALAGGRYLAKGHNILITGPTGVGKSYLACALAHKACRLGCKTLYLRLPRFLEELALARADGRYPKMMDRVAKTQLLVLDDWGLAPMTAAGCRDLLEILEDRHNLRSTLITSQLPVEAWHDYLGDPTVADAILDRLIHNAYRLTLKGESMRKRRSQLDPIGNLA; from the coding sequence ATGCTCAGCCACCCCACCGACGACAAACTGCGCGCCCTCAAGCTGACCGGCATGCTCAAGGCCCTTCAGGAACAGCGCCTTAGCGAGACCGCCGATGCCTTGAGCTTCGAGGAGCGCCTCGGCCTGCTGGTCGACCGCGAGCAGACCGAGCGCGACAGCCGCCGGCTCACCACTCGCCTGCGCACGGCCCGGCTGCGTCAGAGCGCCTGCATCGAGGACCTCGACTGGAGGGCACCCCGGGGACTCGACCGCGACCTCGTGCTGGCGCTGGCCGGCGGTCGCTACCTCGCCAAGGGCCACAACATTCTCATCACCGGCCCCACCGGCGTCGGCAAGAGCTACCTCGCCTGCGCCTTGGCTCACAAGGCCTGCCGCCTCGGCTGCAAGACCCTCTACCTGCGCCTGCCCCGCTTCCTGGAGGAACTGGCCCTCGCGCGGGCCGACGGCCGCTACCCCAAGATGATGGATAGAGTCGCCAAGACTCAACTGCTCGTCCTCGACGATTGGGGGCTCGCCCCCATGACCGCCGCCGGTTGCCGCGATCTGCTCGAAATCCTCGAGGACCGCCACAATCTGCGTTCGACCCTGATCACCAGCCAGCTTCCGGTCGAAGCCTGGCACGACTACCTCGGGGATCCGACGGTCGCCGACGCCATCCTCGACCGCCTCATCCACAACGCCTACCGGCTCACCTTGAAAGGAGAATCGATGCGCAAACGGCGATCCCAGCTTGACCCGATCGGCAACTTGGCGTAA
- a CDS encoding FKBP-type peptidyl-prolyl cis-trans isomerase N-terminal domain-containing protein: MKVAIFTGGLLMFLVPLALAAEPATQPDEMDRINYSLGYQIGGDLKQQQVDIREQMLLQGMRDAMQGEPTLLTQDEMKQVLVALKKKVLKQQGVQREQTLREGRDFLVANAKREGVVALPSGLQYQVLVPGQGKQPGPDDRVRVEYRGMRLDGQEFDRSAEGAPVEFSLSQVIPGWREALPLMAEGAKWKLFVPPDLAFGERGPLADQTVIFEVKLVKVLGQTAKP, encoded by the coding sequence CTCTTGATGTTTCTCGTCCCCCTGGCCCTGGCCGCCGAGCCGGCAACGCAACCGGACGAGATGGACCGGATCAACTACAGCCTCGGCTATCAGATCGGCGGCGACCTGAAACAGCAGCAGGTTGATATCCGTGAGCAGATGCTGCTGCAGGGGATGCGGGATGCCATGCAGGGAGAACCGACGCTGTTGACCCAGGACGAAATGAAGCAAGTCCTGGTAGCCCTGAAAAAGAAGGTCCTCAAACAACAGGGGGTGCAGCGGGAACAGACCCTGCGTGAGGGGCGGGATTTCCTCGTCGCCAATGCCAAACGGGAAGGGGTAGTTGCGCTGCCGAGCGGGCTTCAGTACCAGGTTCTTGTCCCCGGTCAGGGAAAACAACCCGGACCGGACGATCGGGTTAGAGTGGAATACCGCGGCATGCGCCTCGACGGGCAGGAATTTGACCGCTCTGCAGAAGGGGCGCCGGTGGAGTTTTCCCTGAGCCAGGTCATTCCCGGTTGGCGCGAAGCCTTACCGCTAATGGCCGAAGGGGCGAAGTGGAAGCTGTTCGTGCCGCCCGATCTGGCCTTTGGCGAACGCGGACCCCTGGCCGATCAGACGGTGATTTTCGAAGTCAAACTGGTAAAAGTTCTCGGTCAGACAGCCAAGCCGTAG
- the istA gene encoding IS21 family transposase has protein sequence MRKIKDVLRLHYEAGLTQRAIARSVGTSHTTVGEFLRRAAHAGLSWPLPENLDETRLEQLLFPPAPVIPADQRPMPDWATIHQELKRKGVTLGLLWEEYQNSHPEGYRYSRFCDLYREWSGKLRLSMRQVHKAGEKLFVDYTGQTLPIVDRRTGEIREAQLFVAALGASSQTFAEATWTQGLPDWIGSHVRAFSFYGGVPEIVVPDNLKSAVSKPCRYEPDINPTYAELAAHYGCAVIPARVRKPKDKAKVEAAVLVAERFILARLRNRTFFSLAEANAAIRELVEHLNRRPFKKLPGCRQQLFDTLERPALNPLPATPYTFAEWRHARVNIDYHAEVDHHYYSVPYVLVKQQLDVRLTATTVEFLHKGQRVASHVRSSERGRHTTLGEHMPKSHREYAEWTPQRLVSWAAKTGPHTAALAEKILASRAHPQQGYRSVLGLIRLAKTYTPERLEAACQRALATNACRLKSVASILKTGLDRQSLPESTESQLSLLPSHDNIRGAGYYH, from the coding sequence ATGCGCAAGATCAAGGACGTTCTGCGTCTGCATTACGAAGCCGGCCTGACACAGCGGGCCATCGCCCGCTCCGTCGGCACGTCACACACCACGGTGGGCGAATTTCTGAGACGCGCCGCTCACGCCGGGTTGTCTTGGCCGCTGCCAGAGAATCTGGACGAAACCCGACTTGAACAGTTGCTCTTTCCGCCAGCGCCAGTCATTCCCGCCGACCAGCGCCCCATGCCCGACTGGGCGACCATCCATCAGGAACTCAAGCGCAAGGGCGTCACCCTGGGGCTGCTCTGGGAGGAATACCAGAACAGCCATCCCGAGGGGTATCGCTACAGCCGTTTCTGCGATCTGTACCGTGAGTGGTCCGGCAAACTGCGTCTGTCGATGCGTCAGGTGCACAAAGCCGGCGAGAAGCTGTTTGTCGACTACACCGGCCAGACCCTGCCGATCGTCGACCGCCGCACCGGCGAGATCCGCGAAGCGCAACTGTTCGTCGCGGCCCTGGGGGCGAGTTCCCAGACGTTTGCCGAAGCCACCTGGACCCAAGGGCTGCCGGACTGGATCGGCTCGCATGTCCGGGCCTTCTCCTTCTACGGCGGAGTGCCCGAGATCGTTGTTCCGGACAACCTGAAAAGCGCCGTCTCCAAACCCTGCCGCTACGAACCGGACATCAACCCCACCTATGCGGAGCTGGCCGCTCACTATGGCTGCGCGGTGATTCCGGCGCGGGTGCGCAAACCCAAAGACAAGGCCAAGGTCGAGGCGGCGGTTCTGGTCGCCGAGCGCTTCATCCTGGCGCGGCTGCGCAACCGTACCTTCTTCAGTCTGGCCGAGGCCAACGCCGCCATTCGGGAGCTGGTGGAGCACCTCAACCGGCGCCCCTTCAAGAAGCTTCCCGGCTGCCGCCAGCAGCTCTTCGACACCCTGGAACGTCCGGCTCTGAATCCTCTGCCGGCGACCCCCTATACGTTCGCCGAATGGCGCCATGCGCGGGTCAACATCGATTACCATGCCGAAGTCGACCACCACTACTACTCGGTCCCGTATGTGCTGGTGAAGCAGCAGCTCGACGTGCGCCTGACGGCGACCACCGTCGAATTTCTGCACAAAGGGCAACGGGTGGCCTCCCATGTCCGCTCCTCTGAGCGCGGTCGCCACACCACTCTCGGCGAGCACATGCCCAAAAGCCACAGGGAGTATGCCGAATGGACGCCGCAGCGCCTGGTTTCCTGGGCGGCCAAAACCGGACCGCACACCGCCGCCTTGGCAGAGAAGATCCTGGCCTCACGGGCCCATCCCCAGCAGGGCTACCGCAGCGTCCTGGGGCTGATCCGGCTGGCCAAGACCTACACGCCCGAGCGCCTGGAGGCGGCCTGCCAGCGGGCCCTGGCAACAAACGCCTGTCGCCTCAAGAGCGTCGCCTCGATCCTCAAAACCGGACTGGACCGCCAGTCGCTCCCCGAGTCCACCGAGTCCCAACTCTCATTGCTGCCGAGTCACGACAACATCCGCGGCGCCGGCTACTACCACTGA
- a CDS encoding NAD(P)H-quinone oxidoreductase: protein MKAVLLDGFGGLDVLKVGEVATPKPKEGEVLIEVVATSINRPDLVQREGKYPPPPGDSEILGLEVAGIIAELGAGVNGWKVGDKVMTLVGGGGYAEYAVAYASHLMRIPESMSFEEAACVCESYITAFLNVFMIGELKDGQTAIFHGGGGGVNTAALQLARALTPSVKKIVTANPGKMERVKNLGADLVIDYTTTPDFTEAVKEFTSKKGVDLILDHVGAKYLAPNMNSLGYKGKLVIIGVISGIKAELNLALMMVKRQQIIGSVLRSRPVPEKAEIVAEFTRRALPKFADRSIVPIIERVFTIDEVVEAHRMMEEDSHFGKIVLKIR, encoded by the coding sequence ATGAAAGCAGTTCTGCTCGACGGCTTCGGCGGCCTGGATGTCCTCAAGGTCGGCGAGGTCGCTACCCCGAAACCGAAAGAGGGCGAAGTCCTGATCGAGGTCGTCGCCACCTCCATCAACCGTCCCGACCTGGTGCAGCGCGAAGGGAAATACCCGCCGCCGCCGGGCGATTCGGAGATCCTCGGCCTCGAGGTCGCCGGCATCATCGCCGAGCTCGGCGCCGGCGTCAACGGCTGGAAGGTTGGCGACAAGGTGATGACCCTGGTCGGTGGCGGCGGCTACGCCGAATACGCCGTCGCCTACGCCAGCCACCTGATGCGCATCCCCGAAAGTATGTCCTTCGAGGAGGCGGCCTGCGTCTGCGAATCGTACATCACCGCCTTCTTGAACGTCTTCATGATCGGCGAATTGAAAGACGGCCAGACCGCGATCTTCCACGGCGGCGGCGGCGGCGTCAACACCGCCGCGCTGCAGCTCGCCAGGGCCCTCACCCCGAGCGTGAAGAAGATCGTCACCGCCAACCCGGGCAAGATGGAACGGGTCAAAAACCTCGGCGCCGACCTGGTGATCGACTACACCACCACCCCCGACTTCACCGAGGCGGTGAAGGAGTTCACCAGCAAGAAGGGGGTCGACCTGATCCTCGACCACGTCGGCGCCAAGTATCTCGCGCCGAACATGAACTCGCTGGGCTACAAAGGGAAACTGGTGATCATCGGCGTCATCTCCGGCATCAAGGCCGAACTCAACCTCGCCCTGATGATGGTCAAGCGCCAGCAGATCATCGGCTCGGTGCTGCGCTCCCGCCCGGTACCGGAAAAGGCCGAGATCGTCGCCGAGTTCACCAGGCGCGCCCTCCCCAAGTTCGCCGACCGCTCCATCGTCCCGATCATCGAGCGGGTCTTTACCATCGACGAGGTGGTCGAAGCGCACCGGATGATGGAAGAGGACTCCCACTTCGGCAAGATCGTACTGAAGATCCGTTAA
- a CDS encoding rubredoxin-like domain-containing protein has protein sequence MPRQWKCTVCGYLHEGPEPPESCPRCGADRSEFIPLEQEKFNLLRDLWETLVVHAVAAHFPNGLMPVALLFFLLSLVSVNPHFGPASGYLVLLVVAVAPISLASGIYDWRKRFKGTPALIFYKKIGLAILLFLLGLGAIQLRRSHPEFADASVLIQLLYGVVLFAMLGCVTLLGHYGGKLAFKWKDNQL, from the coding sequence ATGCCCCGTCAATGGAAATGCACCGTCTGCGGCTACCTGCACGAAGGGCCGGAACCCCCGGAAAGCTGCCCGCGCTGCGGCGCTGACCGCAGCGAGTTCATCCCCCTCGAACAGGAGAAATTCAACCTGCTGCGCGATCTCTGGGAGACGCTGGTGGTGCATGCCGTGGCCGCCCACTTCCCGAACGGGTTGATGCCGGTGGCCCTCCTCTTTTTCCTCCTCTCCCTGGTCAGCGTCAATCCCCATTTCGGACCGGCGAGCGGCTACCTGGTCCTGCTCGTGGTCGCCGTGGCGCCGATCTCCCTCGCCTCGGGAATCTACGACTGGCGCAAGCGTTTCAAGGGGACGCCGGCGCTGATCTTCTACAAGAAGATCGGGCTCGCGATACTCCTCTTCCTGCTCGGTCTCGGCGCGATCCAGCTGCGCCGCAGCCATCCCGAATTCGCCGACGCCAGCGTGCTGATCCAGCTCCTCTACGGAGTGGTTCTCTTCGCCATGCTCGGCTGCGTGACGCTGCTCGGCCACTACGGCGGCAAGCTCGCCTTCAAGTGGAAGGACAATCAGCTCTAA
- a CDS encoding formylglycine-generating enzyme family protein produces the protein MVAVKGGCFQMGDTFGDGDSDEKPVHKVCVDDFWIGKTEVTQGQWHRLMGNNPSYFSGCGDDCPVERVSWCDVQEFLYKLNQQTGKNFWLPTEAEWRRTQTGARLTVHRGCEKGAGHSSESVRSYYAYSEPNFPPIPMQTCQSFRRKVSTRSDPNFPV, from the coding sequence ATGGTTGCAGTCAAGGGTGGTTGTTTTCAGATGGGGGACACCTTTGGTGACGGCGATAGCGACGAGAAGCCGGTGCACAAGGTTTGCGTCGATGATTTTTGGATCGGCAAGACCGAGGTAACGCAAGGGCAGTGGCATCGGCTGATGGGGAATAATCCATCGTACTTTTCGGGTTGCGGTGACGACTGCCCGGTGGAGCGGGTGAGCTGGTGCGACGTGCAGGAGTTTTTGTACAAGCTGAATCAACAGACGGGGAAAAACTTCTGGCTGCCGACCGAGGCCGAATGGCGCCGGACGCAGACCGGAGCGCGATTGACTGTGCATCGGGGCTGTGAAAAGGGGGCTGGGCACTCTTCTGAAAGTGTCAGGAGTTATTATGCGTATTCCGAGCCAAACTTTCCACCGATTCCGATGCAAACTTGCCAGTCATTCCGACGCAAGGTTTCCACCCGTTCCGATCCAAACTTTCCAGTTTGA